One Papaver somniferum cultivar HN1 chromosome 10, ASM357369v1, whole genome shotgun sequence genomic window carries:
- the LOC113315058 gene encoding myosin-6-like isoform X2: MAAPVNILVGSQVWVEDPDEAWLDGEVLEVNDQEVKINCTSGKQVVTNIKNVYPKDPDAPSCGVDDMTKLAYLHEPGVLQNIKSRFDINEIYTYTGSILIAVNPFRRLPHLYDNHMMGQYKGAAFGELSPHPFAVADAAYRLMINEGISQSILVSGESGAGKTESTKMLMRYLAYMGGRAAAEGQRSVEQQVLESNPVLEAFGNAKTVRNNNSSRFGKFVELQFDQRGRISGAAIRTYLLERSRVCQVSDPERNYHCFYMLCAAPPEDVKKYKLGNPRDFHYLNQSKCIELDGIDDPKEYLATRKAMDVVGISSEEQDAIFRVVAAVLHLGNIEFAKGQEMDSSEPKDDKSRFHLKTAAELFQCDVKALEDSLCKRVIVTRDETITKWLDPESALVSRDALAKVVYTRLFDWLVTKINRSIGQDPDSKQLIGVLDIYGFESFKTNSFEQFCINLTNEKLQQHFNQHVFKMEQEEYTREEIDWSYIEFIDNQDVLDLIEKKPGGIIALLDEACMFPRSTHETFAQKMYQTFQKHKRFSKPKLSPTDFTISHYAGDVTYQTDLFLDKNKDYVVAEHQALLSASECAFVAGLFPPQSDESSKSKFSSIGTRFKQQLQSLLETLSTTEPHYIRCVKPNNLLKPAIFENSNVLQQLRCGGVMEAIRISCAGYPTRRTFCEFVDRFSILSPDVLNGSCDEVSASKRLLDKAGLQGYQIGKTKVFLRAGQMAELDSKRIEVLGRSACIIQRKVRSYLARRTFISIKRAVIDIQAACRGHVTRQLYGSMRRQAACMKIQKNLRMYVACKAYRSLRSSAISIQTGIRGMSARNELRYKRQTEAAIIIQSRCRQYLARLHYTRIKKAAIVTQCAWRGKVARKELKKLKMAAKETGALQEAKNKLEKQVEELTWRLQLEKRMRSDLEEAKTQENAKLQSALKDIQLQFSETKEMLKKEREAAKEAVEEAAKMAAEQAPVVQEIPVIDTEMLDKLTHENEKLKALVSSLEKKIDDTEQKFEETNKLCEERLKQALDAESKIIQLKTASQSLQEKLSDMEYENQLLRQQGSSHSTPVKRMSEHLATQSSKSMENGHHENEDHKEPLSATPSRRFGTEVDQKLRRSQIERQHESVDALMKCVTQDLGFSQGKPVAAFTIYKCLLHWKSFEAERTSVFDRLIQMIGSAIEDQDNNEHMAYWLSNTSTLLFLLQKSLKVAGGVGSASMRKPPPAQSFLGRMTQGFRSSPSSANMVVNSLDVVRQVEAKYPALLFKQQLSAYVEKIYGIIRDNLKKDLTTSLSSCIQAPRTSRGNVLRATSRSFGNKDSPTSHWQGIIDSLNTLLVTLQENFVPPVLVQKIFTQIFSYINVQLFNSLLLRRECCTFSNGEYVKAGLAELEIWCGTKAKEEYAGSSWDELKHIRQAVGFLVIHQKSRISYDEIINDLCPILSVQQLYRICTLYWDDNYNTRSVSQEKAIHFCWMTIQAFPFQQRTCQTHCKRRDSQMSNLHRNFSRIQPSNFYSSETVETHKYIS, from the exons ATG GCTGCTCCTGTCAATATATTGGTAGGATCTCAAGTTTGGGTGGAGGATCCTGACGAGGCCTGGCTTGATGGAGAAGTTTTGGAGGTTAATGATCAAGAAGTTAAGATCAATTGCACATCTGGGAAGCAG GTTGTCACAAACATCAAAAATGTGTACCCCAAAGATCCGGATGCCCCCTCATGTGGTGTGGACGACATGACAAAGTTGGCATATCTGCATGAGCCAGGGGTTCTGCAGAACATAAAATCTAGATTTGATATCAACGAAATTTAT ACTTATACTGGTAGTATACTGATTGCCGTAAACCCTTTTAGAAGATTACCGCATCTGTATGATAACCACATGATGGGACAATATAAGGGCGCTGCCTTCGGAGAGCTGAGTCCACATCCTTTCGCTGTTGCTGATGCTGCATACAG ACTAATGATCAACGAGGGGATAAGCCAATCTATTTTGGTAAGCGGAGAGAGTGGAGCTGGTAAAACAGaaagcacaaaaatgcttatgcgTTATCTTGCTTATATGGGAGGTAGAGCTGCTGCTGAAGGGCAGAGGTCCGTGGAGCAGCAAGTATTAGAG TCCAATCCTGTTTTAGAAGCATTTGGCAATGCGAAAACTGTCCGGAACAATAATTCTAG TCgttttggaaagtttgtggaaCTTCAGTTTGATCAGAGGGGGAGAATATCAGGAGCTGCCATCAGAACTTACTTACTGGAAAGATCTCGTGTTTGTCAAGTGTCCGACCCTGAGAGAAATTACCATTGCTTTTATATGCTTTGTGCTGCACCACCAGAG GATGTCAAGAAGTATAAATTGGGAAATCCAAGAGATTTTCACTACCTGAACCAATCAAAGTGCATTGAGTTGGATGGGATAGATGATCCTAAAGAGTACCTTGCCACCAGAAAGGCAATGGATGTTGTTGGAATCAGTTCGGAAGAGCAG GATGCAATTTTCAGAGTTGTGGCTGCAGTTCTCCATCTAGGAAACATTGAATTTGCAAAAGGGCAGGAAATGGATTCATCTGAGCCAAAGGATGATAAGTCTCGGTTTCATTTAAAAACTGCTGCCGAACTTTTCCA GTGTGATGTGAAGGCTCTCGAGGACTCGCTCTGTAAACGTGTTATAGTAACTCGTGACGAGACTATTACAAAATGGCTTGATCCGGAGTCTGCCCTAGTTAGTAGAGATGCATTGGCAAAAGTTGTCTACACAAGGTTATTTGATTG GCTTGTGACGAAGATTAATCGTTCAATTGGTCAAGATCCTGATTCAAAGCAACTTATTGGGGTGCTAGATATCTATGGATTCGAGAGTTTCAAGACAAACAG CTTTGAGCAATTTTGTATCAATTTGACAAATGAGAAACTACAACAACATTTCAATCAG CATGTTTTTAAAATGGAGCAAGAAGAATATACCAGAGAAGAAATTGATTGGAGTTACATAGAGTTCATCGATAATCAAGATGTCTTGGATCTTATAGAAAAG AAACCTGGTGGAATCATCGCTCTTCTGGACGAAGCTTG CATGTTTCCAAGATCAACACATGAAACATTTGCCCAGAAAATGTACCAGACTTTTCAGAAACATAAAAGATTCAGCAAGCCAAAGTTGTCACCTACCGACTTCACAATTTCTCACTATGCTGGTGAT GTCACATATCAAACTGATTTATTCTTGGACAAGAACAAAGATTATGTTGTTGCTGAACATCAAGCGCTCTTGAGTGCTTCAGAATGCGCTTTTGTAGCTGGTTTGTTTCCACCTCAATCAGATGAATCATCAAAATCGAAGTTCTCATCTATTGGAACACGGTTTAAG CAACAATTACAATCTTTGCTGGAGACATTGAGCACTACTGAGCCACATTACATACGTTGTGTAAAGCCCAACAACCTTCTCAAGCCAGCTATCTTTGAGAATAGTAATGTTTTACAACAGCTCCGTTGTGGG GGAGTTATGGAAGCGATCAGGATAAGCTGTGCAGGGTATCCAACAAGAAGAACATTTTGTGAATTTGTTGACCGTTTTAGCATCCTTTCACCCGATGTTCTGAATGGGAG CTGTGATGAGGTCAGTGCGTCTAAGAGACTTCTCGATAAGGCGGGTCTTCAAGGCTATCAG ATAgggaaaaccaaagttttccttaGGGCTGGGCAGATGGCCGAACTTGACTCTAAGAGGATTGAGGTGTTAGGAAGATCAGCTTGCATTATCCAGAGGAAAGTCCGATCATACTTGGCTCGCAGAACTTTTATCTCTATAAAACGAGCAGTGATTGATATTCAGGCTGCGTGCAGAG GACACGTTACTCGGCAACTTTATGGGAGTATGAGGAGACAAGCGGCGTGTATGAAGATTCAGAAAAACCTTCGCATGTATGTTGCATGTAAAGCTTACAGATCTTTACGATCTTCTGCTATTTCAATTCAAACAGGTATTCGTGGGATGAGTGCTCGTAATGAGCTTCGGTACAAACGGCAGACAGAAGCAGCAATTATTATCCAG AGTCGATGCCGTCAATATTTAGCCCGATTACATTACACGAGGATAAAGAAGGCAGCCATTGTCACACAATGTGCCTGGAGAGGAAAAGTCGCTCGGAAAGAACTAAAGAAACTTAAAATG gcCGCCAAGGAAACCGGTGCTCTCCAGGAAGCCAAGAATAAACTGGAAAAGCAAGTTGAGGAGCTTACATGGCGATTGCAGCTAGAGAAGCGAATGAGG TCTGACTTAGAAGAAGCTAAAACACAAGAAAATGCAAAACTTCAATCTGCTTTGAAAGATATCCAATTGCAATTCAGTGAAACAAAAGAAATGTTGAAGAAGGAACGGGAGGCTGCTAAAGAGGCTGTAGAAGAGGCTGCTAAAATGGCTGCAGAGCAAGCTCCTGTTGTACAAGAGATCCCCGTGATCGACACTGAAATGCTGGATAAGCTTACTCATGAAAATGAGAAACTCAAG GCATTGGTAAGTTCCTTAGAAAAGAAAATTGATGATACAGAGCAAAAGTTCGAAGAAACAAACAAGCTTTGTGAAGAACGGTTAAAGCAGGCGTTGGATGCAGAATCAAAGATAATTCAGTTGAAGACAGCTAGTCAGAG TCTCCAAGAAAAGCTTTCTGACATGGAATATGAAAATCAACTACTGCGACAGCAAGGCTCATCACATTCTACACCTGTAAAGCGGATGTCTGAACATTTGGCAACTCAATCATCTAAG AGTATGGAGAATGGTCACCATGAGAATGAAGACCATAAA GAACCATTGAGTGCAACACCTTCTCGCAGATTTGGAACAGAAGTTGATCAAAAACTAAGGAGATCCCAGATCGAGAGACAACAT GAGAGTGTGGATGCCCTTATGAAATGTGTGACCCAAGATCTTGGTTTCAGCCAAGGAAAGCCAGTTGCAGCATTCACTATATACAAATGTCTTCTTCACTGGAAATCATTTGAAGCTGAAAGAACTAGTGTCTTTGATCGCCTCATTCAGATGATAGGTTCTGCGATCGAG gATCAGGATAACAATGAGCATATGGCTTATTGGCTTTCAAATACGTCTACTCTGTTGTTCTTGCTACAAAAGAGTCTGAAGGTTGCCGGTGGAGTTGGTTCAGCTTCAATGCGGAAGCCGCCCCCTGCACAGTCATTTCTTGGGAGGATGACCCAG GGATTTCGTTCATCTCCTTCTTCTGCCAACATGGTTGTGAATAGCTTGGATGTTGTGCGCCAAGTTGAGGCAAAGTATCCTGCATTGCTTTTCAAGCAGCAGCTCTCAGCTTACGTGGAAAAGATATATGGAATTATTCGAGACAATTTGAAAAAGGATTTGACAACATCGCTCTCCTCATGCATCCAG GCACCAAGGACATCAAGAGGAAATGTACTGAGAGCGACCAGTCGATCGTTTGGTAACAAAGATTCTCCAACTAGTCACTGGCAAGGCATTATTGATAGCTTAAATACGCTCCTCGTAACACTGCAAGAAAACTTT GTTCCACCAGTTCTTGTGCAGAAGATCTTTACTCAGATTTTCTCATATATCAATGTCCAGCTATTTAACAG TCTTCTCTTACGCCGAGAGTGTTGTACATTTAGCAATGGGGAATACGTGAAGGCCGGGTTGGCTGAACTAGAAATATGGTGTGGTACTAAAGCAAAAGAAGAG TATGCAGGATCATCTTGGGATGAACTCAAGCACATCAGGCAAGCTGTTGGATTCTTG GTTATACACCAAAAGTCTAGGATATCCTACGATGAAATAATAAACGACCTCTGCCCT ATCCTGAGCGTCCAACAGCTGTACAGAATATGCACGCTGTATTGGGACGATAACTATAACACTCGAAGTGTATCCCAAGAA AAAGCAATTCATTTCTGTTGGATGACAATTCAAG CATTCCCTTTTCAGCAGAGGACATGTCAAACTCATTGCAAGAGAAGGGATTCTCAGATGTCAAACCTGCACCGGAACTTCTCGAGAATCCAGCCTTCCAATTTTTACTCGAGTGAGACAGTGGAAACACACAAGTATATCAGTTAG
- the LOC113315058 gene encoding myosin-6-like isoform X1, translating to MAAPVNILVGSQVWVEDPDEAWLDGEVLEVNDQEVKINCTSGKQVVTNIKNVYPKDPDAPSCGVDDMTKLAYLHEPGVLQNIKSRFDINEIYTYTGSILIAVNPFRRLPHLYDNHMMGQYKGAAFGELSPHPFAVADAAYRLMINEGISQSILVSGESGAGKTESTKMLMRYLAYMGGRAAAEGQRSVEQQVLESNPVLEAFGNAKTVRNNNSSRFGKFVELQFDQRGRISGAAIRTYLLERSRVCQVSDPERNYHCFYMLCAAPPEDVKKYKLGNPRDFHYLNQSKCIELDGIDDPKEYLATRKAMDVVGISSEEQDAIFRVVAAVLHLGNIEFAKGQEMDSSEPKDDKSRFHLKTAAELFQCDVKALEDSLCKRVIVTRDETITKWLDPESALVSRDALAKVVYTRLFDWLVTKINRSIGQDPDSKQLIGVLDIYGFESFKTNSFEQFCINLTNEKLQQHFNQHVFKMEQEEYTREEIDWSYIEFIDNQDVLDLIEKKPGGIIALLDEACMFPRSTHETFAQKMYQTFQKHKRFSKPKLSPTDFTISHYAGDVTYQTDLFLDKNKDYVVAEHQALLSASECAFVAGLFPPQSDESSKSKFSSIGTRFKQQLQSLLETLSTTEPHYIRCVKPNNLLKPAIFENSNVLQQLRCGGVMEAIRISCAGYPTRRTFCEFVDRFSILSPDVLNGSCDEVSASKRLLDKAGLQGYQIGKTKVFLRAGQMAELDSKRIEVLGRSACIIQRKVRSYLARRTFISIKRAVIDIQAACRGHVTRQLYGSMRRQAACMKIQKNLRMYVACKAYRSLRSSAISIQTGIRGMSARNELRYKRQTEAAIIIQSRCRQYLARLHYTRIKKAAIVTQCAWRGKVARKELKKLKMAAKETGALQEAKNKLEKQVEELTWRLQLEKRMRSDLEEAKTQENAKLQSALKDIQLQFSETKEMLKKEREAAKEAVEEAAKMAAEQAPVVQEIPVIDTEMLDKLTHENEKLKALVSSLEKKIDDTEQKFEETNKLCEERLKQALDAESKIIQLKTASQSLQEKLSDMEYENQLLRQQGSSHSTPVKRMSEHLATQSSKSMENGHHENEDHKEPLSATPSRRFGTEVDQKLRRSQIERQHESVDALMKCVTQDLGFSQGKPVAAFTIYKCLLHWKSFEAERTSVFDRLIQMIGSAIEDQDNNEHMAYWLSNTSTLLFLLQKSLKVAGGVGSASMRKPPPAQSFLGRMTQGFRSSPSSANMVVNSLDVVRQVEAKYPALLFKQQLSAYVEKIYGIIRDNLKKDLTTSLSSCIQAPRTSRGNVLRATSRSFGNKDSPTSHWQGIIDSLNTLLVTLQENFVPPVLVQKIFTQIFSYINVQLFNSLLLRRECCTFSNGEYVKAGLAELEIWCGTKAKEEYAGSSWDELKHIRQAVGFLVIHQKSRISYDEIINDLCPILSVQQLYRICTLYWDDNYNTRSVSQEVISSMRVLMTEDSNDAESNSFLLDDNSSIPFSAEDMSNSLQEKGFSDVKPAPELLENPAFQFLLE from the exons ATG GCTGCTCCTGTCAATATATTGGTAGGATCTCAAGTTTGGGTGGAGGATCCTGACGAGGCCTGGCTTGATGGAGAAGTTTTGGAGGTTAATGATCAAGAAGTTAAGATCAATTGCACATCTGGGAAGCAG GTTGTCACAAACATCAAAAATGTGTACCCCAAAGATCCGGATGCCCCCTCATGTGGTGTGGACGACATGACAAAGTTGGCATATCTGCATGAGCCAGGGGTTCTGCAGAACATAAAATCTAGATTTGATATCAACGAAATTTAT ACTTATACTGGTAGTATACTGATTGCCGTAAACCCTTTTAGAAGATTACCGCATCTGTATGATAACCACATGATGGGACAATATAAGGGCGCTGCCTTCGGAGAGCTGAGTCCACATCCTTTCGCTGTTGCTGATGCTGCATACAG ACTAATGATCAACGAGGGGATAAGCCAATCTATTTTGGTAAGCGGAGAGAGTGGAGCTGGTAAAACAGaaagcacaaaaatgcttatgcgTTATCTTGCTTATATGGGAGGTAGAGCTGCTGCTGAAGGGCAGAGGTCCGTGGAGCAGCAAGTATTAGAG TCCAATCCTGTTTTAGAAGCATTTGGCAATGCGAAAACTGTCCGGAACAATAATTCTAG TCgttttggaaagtttgtggaaCTTCAGTTTGATCAGAGGGGGAGAATATCAGGAGCTGCCATCAGAACTTACTTACTGGAAAGATCTCGTGTTTGTCAAGTGTCCGACCCTGAGAGAAATTACCATTGCTTTTATATGCTTTGTGCTGCACCACCAGAG GATGTCAAGAAGTATAAATTGGGAAATCCAAGAGATTTTCACTACCTGAACCAATCAAAGTGCATTGAGTTGGATGGGATAGATGATCCTAAAGAGTACCTTGCCACCAGAAAGGCAATGGATGTTGTTGGAATCAGTTCGGAAGAGCAG GATGCAATTTTCAGAGTTGTGGCTGCAGTTCTCCATCTAGGAAACATTGAATTTGCAAAAGGGCAGGAAATGGATTCATCTGAGCCAAAGGATGATAAGTCTCGGTTTCATTTAAAAACTGCTGCCGAACTTTTCCA GTGTGATGTGAAGGCTCTCGAGGACTCGCTCTGTAAACGTGTTATAGTAACTCGTGACGAGACTATTACAAAATGGCTTGATCCGGAGTCTGCCCTAGTTAGTAGAGATGCATTGGCAAAAGTTGTCTACACAAGGTTATTTGATTG GCTTGTGACGAAGATTAATCGTTCAATTGGTCAAGATCCTGATTCAAAGCAACTTATTGGGGTGCTAGATATCTATGGATTCGAGAGTTTCAAGACAAACAG CTTTGAGCAATTTTGTATCAATTTGACAAATGAGAAACTACAACAACATTTCAATCAG CATGTTTTTAAAATGGAGCAAGAAGAATATACCAGAGAAGAAATTGATTGGAGTTACATAGAGTTCATCGATAATCAAGATGTCTTGGATCTTATAGAAAAG AAACCTGGTGGAATCATCGCTCTTCTGGACGAAGCTTG CATGTTTCCAAGATCAACACATGAAACATTTGCCCAGAAAATGTACCAGACTTTTCAGAAACATAAAAGATTCAGCAAGCCAAAGTTGTCACCTACCGACTTCACAATTTCTCACTATGCTGGTGAT GTCACATATCAAACTGATTTATTCTTGGACAAGAACAAAGATTATGTTGTTGCTGAACATCAAGCGCTCTTGAGTGCTTCAGAATGCGCTTTTGTAGCTGGTTTGTTTCCACCTCAATCAGATGAATCATCAAAATCGAAGTTCTCATCTATTGGAACACGGTTTAAG CAACAATTACAATCTTTGCTGGAGACATTGAGCACTACTGAGCCACATTACATACGTTGTGTAAAGCCCAACAACCTTCTCAAGCCAGCTATCTTTGAGAATAGTAATGTTTTACAACAGCTCCGTTGTGGG GGAGTTATGGAAGCGATCAGGATAAGCTGTGCAGGGTATCCAACAAGAAGAACATTTTGTGAATTTGTTGACCGTTTTAGCATCCTTTCACCCGATGTTCTGAATGGGAG CTGTGATGAGGTCAGTGCGTCTAAGAGACTTCTCGATAAGGCGGGTCTTCAAGGCTATCAG ATAgggaaaaccaaagttttccttaGGGCTGGGCAGATGGCCGAACTTGACTCTAAGAGGATTGAGGTGTTAGGAAGATCAGCTTGCATTATCCAGAGGAAAGTCCGATCATACTTGGCTCGCAGAACTTTTATCTCTATAAAACGAGCAGTGATTGATATTCAGGCTGCGTGCAGAG GACACGTTACTCGGCAACTTTATGGGAGTATGAGGAGACAAGCGGCGTGTATGAAGATTCAGAAAAACCTTCGCATGTATGTTGCATGTAAAGCTTACAGATCTTTACGATCTTCTGCTATTTCAATTCAAACAGGTATTCGTGGGATGAGTGCTCGTAATGAGCTTCGGTACAAACGGCAGACAGAAGCAGCAATTATTATCCAG AGTCGATGCCGTCAATATTTAGCCCGATTACATTACACGAGGATAAAGAAGGCAGCCATTGTCACACAATGTGCCTGGAGAGGAAAAGTCGCTCGGAAAGAACTAAAGAAACTTAAAATG gcCGCCAAGGAAACCGGTGCTCTCCAGGAAGCCAAGAATAAACTGGAAAAGCAAGTTGAGGAGCTTACATGGCGATTGCAGCTAGAGAAGCGAATGAGG TCTGACTTAGAAGAAGCTAAAACACAAGAAAATGCAAAACTTCAATCTGCTTTGAAAGATATCCAATTGCAATTCAGTGAAACAAAAGAAATGTTGAAGAAGGAACGGGAGGCTGCTAAAGAGGCTGTAGAAGAGGCTGCTAAAATGGCTGCAGAGCAAGCTCCTGTTGTACAAGAGATCCCCGTGATCGACACTGAAATGCTGGATAAGCTTACTCATGAAAATGAGAAACTCAAG GCATTGGTAAGTTCCTTAGAAAAGAAAATTGATGATACAGAGCAAAAGTTCGAAGAAACAAACAAGCTTTGTGAAGAACGGTTAAAGCAGGCGTTGGATGCAGAATCAAAGATAATTCAGTTGAAGACAGCTAGTCAGAG TCTCCAAGAAAAGCTTTCTGACATGGAATATGAAAATCAACTACTGCGACAGCAAGGCTCATCACATTCTACACCTGTAAAGCGGATGTCTGAACATTTGGCAACTCAATCATCTAAG AGTATGGAGAATGGTCACCATGAGAATGAAGACCATAAA GAACCATTGAGTGCAACACCTTCTCGCAGATTTGGAACAGAAGTTGATCAAAAACTAAGGAGATCCCAGATCGAGAGACAACAT GAGAGTGTGGATGCCCTTATGAAATGTGTGACCCAAGATCTTGGTTTCAGCCAAGGAAAGCCAGTTGCAGCATTCACTATATACAAATGTCTTCTTCACTGGAAATCATTTGAAGCTGAAAGAACTAGTGTCTTTGATCGCCTCATTCAGATGATAGGTTCTGCGATCGAG gATCAGGATAACAATGAGCATATGGCTTATTGGCTTTCAAATACGTCTACTCTGTTGTTCTTGCTACAAAAGAGTCTGAAGGTTGCCGGTGGAGTTGGTTCAGCTTCAATGCGGAAGCCGCCCCCTGCACAGTCATTTCTTGGGAGGATGACCCAG GGATTTCGTTCATCTCCTTCTTCTGCCAACATGGTTGTGAATAGCTTGGATGTTGTGCGCCAAGTTGAGGCAAAGTATCCTGCATTGCTTTTCAAGCAGCAGCTCTCAGCTTACGTGGAAAAGATATATGGAATTATTCGAGACAATTTGAAAAAGGATTTGACAACATCGCTCTCCTCATGCATCCAG GCACCAAGGACATCAAGAGGAAATGTACTGAGAGCGACCAGTCGATCGTTTGGTAACAAAGATTCTCCAACTAGTCACTGGCAAGGCATTATTGATAGCTTAAATACGCTCCTCGTAACACTGCAAGAAAACTTT GTTCCACCAGTTCTTGTGCAGAAGATCTTTACTCAGATTTTCTCATATATCAATGTCCAGCTATTTAACAG TCTTCTCTTACGCCGAGAGTGTTGTACATTTAGCAATGGGGAATACGTGAAGGCCGGGTTGGCTGAACTAGAAATATGGTGTGGTACTAAAGCAAAAGAAGAG TATGCAGGATCATCTTGGGATGAACTCAAGCACATCAGGCAAGCTGTTGGATTCTTG GTTATACACCAAAAGTCTAGGATATCCTACGATGAAATAATAAACGACCTCTGCCCT ATCCTGAGCGTCCAACAGCTGTACAGAATATGCACGCTGTATTGGGACGATAACTATAACACTCGAAGTGTATCCCAAGAA GTCATCTCCAGCATGAGGGTACTAATGACGGAGGATTCTAATGATGCAGAAAGCAATTCATTTCTGTTGGATGACAATTCAAG CATTCCCTTTTCAGCAGAGGACATGTCAAACTCATTGCAAGAGAAGGGATTCTCAGATGTCAAACCTGCACCGGAACTTCTCGAGAATCCAGCCTTCCAATTTTTACTCGAGTGA